From Cellulomonas oligotrophica, a single genomic window includes:
- a CDS encoding ABC transporter permease, which translates to MKVAGLVARRLVELVLVFVGVSFIIHAMVFALPGDPIAALGGDRPLPANVVAQLREQFHLDEPVWRQYLYWLSGVLQGDLGTTFTGQSVADKMANRWPVTITLALTAWAIEVVVGVALGLWAGLRQGRAADRVVLSGTILATSVPVFVVAVSAQLVLSVRLGWFPVAGTTAGWPTAYLLPALCIAMFGLASVARLMRGSVIDTLHSDFVRTLRAKGLRPRQIVGVHVVRNSAIPVLTILAVDVGVLLGGTVIIEGIFNLPGVGQLLFQAVRAHEGPTVVGISTLLIIIFLVTNALVDVAHSLLDPRIRHA; encoded by the coding sequence ATGAAGGTCGCCGGGCTCGTCGCCCGCCGCCTCGTCGAGCTCGTCCTCGTCTTCGTCGGCGTCTCGTTCATCATCCACGCGATGGTGTTCGCGCTGCCGGGCGACCCGATCGCGGCGCTCGGCGGCGACCGGCCGCTGCCGGCCAACGTCGTGGCGCAGCTGCGCGAGCAGTTCCACCTCGACGAGCCCGTGTGGCGGCAGTACCTGTACTGGCTGAGCGGGGTGCTGCAGGGCGACCTCGGCACCACGTTCACCGGCCAGTCCGTCGCCGACAAGATGGCCAACCGCTGGCCGGTGACGATCACGCTCGCGCTGACGGCGTGGGCGATCGAGGTCGTCGTCGGCGTCGCGCTCGGCCTGTGGGCCGGGCTGCGGCAGGGCCGCGCGGCCGACCGCGTGGTGCTCTCGGGCACGATCCTCGCCACGTCCGTGCCGGTGTTCGTCGTCGCGGTCTCGGCCCAGCTCGTGCTGAGCGTGCGGCTGGGCTGGTTCCCCGTCGCGGGCACCACGGCGGGATGGCCCACGGCCTACCTGCTGCCCGCGCTGTGCATCGCGATGTTCGGGCTCGCGTCGGTCGCCCGCCTCATGCGCGGGTCGGTGATCGACACGCTGCACTCGGACTTCGTGCGGACCCTGCGCGCCAAGGGCCTGCGTCCGCGGCAGATCGTCGGCGTCCACGTGGTCCGCAACTCCGCGATCCCCGTGCTGACGATCCTCGCCGTGGACGTCGGCGTGCTGCTCGGCGGCACGGTGATCATCGAGGGCATCTTCAACCTGCCGGGCGTCGGCCAGCTGCTGTTCCAGGCCGTCCGCGCCCACGAGGGACCCACCGTCGTGGGCATCTCGACCCTGCTCATCATCATCTTCCTGGTGACGAACGCGCTGGTCGACGTCGCGCACTCCCTGCTCGACCCGAGGATCCGTCATGCCTGA
- a CDS encoding GbsR/MarR family transcriptional regulator, giving the protein MTEQHTAVPVPDALDEAASTFVEQFGLVWESASSPRMEGRIVGLLMITDAPYLSSQQIARLLRASAGAVSTACRALVDVGFVKRHVVPGDRNHYFKVEDDIWGGFLAGERGYLVRLSEAIALGFAAVDDDADGPQRRLTNARNYMHWLAGYHRKMLADWQAYRDAVAADPSLAPTGPLYPDHPTP; this is encoded by the coding sequence GTGACAGAACAGCACACCGCCGTGCCCGTGCCCGACGCGCTCGACGAGGCCGCCTCGACCTTCGTCGAGCAGTTCGGCCTCGTCTGGGAGAGCGCCAGCAGCCCCCGCATGGAAGGACGCATCGTCGGGCTGCTGATGATCACCGACGCCCCCTACCTGTCGTCGCAGCAGATCGCCCGCCTGCTGCGCGCCAGCGCCGGCGCCGTGTCCACGGCGTGCCGGGCCCTCGTCGACGTCGGGTTCGTCAAGCGGCACGTCGTGCCGGGCGACCGCAACCACTACTTCAAGGTCGAGGACGACATCTGGGGCGGCTTCCTCGCCGGCGAGCGCGGGTACCTCGTGCGCCTGTCGGAGGCCATCGCGCTCGGCTTCGCCGCGGTCGACGACGACGCCGACGGTCCCCAGCGACGCCTGACCAACGCCCGCAACTACATGCACTGGCTCGCGGGCTACCACCGCAAGATGCTCGCCGACTGGCAGGCGTACCGCGACGCCGTCGCCGCCGACCCGAGCCTCGCACCGACCGGTCCGCTCTACCCCGACCACCCCACCCCCTGA
- a CDS encoding ABC transporter permease: MPEPTTTALATPPAAAEPAATLVRRGVWRTLRRRPLFWACAVVLAAITLVAVAPTWIAGWFGQPDPRACDLTLSAQPPSAAHVFGTDLQGCDVYANVVHGTRNSLVVGLLCTAVALAVALALGTLAGYCGGWADRLVSRLTDVFLGFPFLLGAVVVLTSVGTRSAVTVALVLALFSWPGLARLVRTSVRTVRNAEHVEAAHAMGLPTHRILLRYVLPNAVGPVVAVVATLVGGVIVAEATLTFLGLGLRAPSISWGLQLASAQSHFQTAPHMLVFPSLFLTVTVLAMVTLGDVLRDTLDPQGR, from the coding sequence ATGCCTGAGCCCACGACCACCGCCCTCGCCACGCCCCCCGCCGCCGCGGAGCCCGCCGCGACGCTCGTGCGGCGCGGCGTGTGGCGCACCCTGCGCCGCCGCCCGCTGTTCTGGGCCTGCGCCGTCGTGCTGGCCGCGATCACGCTGGTCGCGGTCGCGCCCACGTGGATCGCCGGCTGGTTCGGCCAGCCCGACCCCCGCGCGTGCGACCTGACGCTCAGCGCCCAGCCGCCCAGCGCCGCGCACGTGTTCGGCACCGACCTGCAGGGCTGCGACGTGTACGCCAACGTCGTGCACGGCACCCGGAACTCGCTCGTCGTCGGGCTGCTGTGCACGGCCGTGGCGCTCGCCGTCGCCCTCGCGCTGGGCACCCTCGCGGGCTACTGCGGCGGCTGGGCCGACCGGCTCGTGTCCCGGCTGACCGACGTGTTCCTCGGCTTCCCGTTCCTGCTCGGCGCCGTCGTCGTGCTCACCAGCGTCGGCACGCGGTCGGCCGTCACGGTCGCGCTCGTGCTCGCGCTGTTCTCCTGGCCGGGCCTGGCCCGGCTCGTGCGGACCTCCGTGCGCACCGTCCGCAACGCCGAGCACGTCGAGGCAGCGCACGCCATGGGCCTGCCGACGCACCGGATCCTGCTGCGCTACGTGCTGCCCAACGCCGTCGGGCCCGTGGTCGCCGTCGTCGCGACCCTGGTCGGCGGCGTCATCGTCGCCGAGGCGACGCTGACGTTCCTCGGCCTCGGCCTGCGGGCGCCGTCGATCTCGTGGGGCCTGCAGCTGGCCAGCGCGCAGTCCCACTTCCAGACAGCACCCCACATGCTGGTCTTCCCCAGCCTGTTCCTCACCGTGACCGTGCTGGCGATGGTGACGCTCGGCGACGTGCTGCGCGACACCCTCGACCCGCAGGGCCGCTGA
- a CDS encoding serine hydrolase domain-containing protein gives MSTTADHPVAPEAAPTPAVPGSDDLATRTETIRSAAGYLAQWVSTQAAHLRVPGVQVAVRSGGELVLDLAVGVADVTTGEPLRTDHLFRIASHSKTFTGTAVMQLLEAGRLRLDDPLAQHVPELADAEVGAATVRELLGHQAGVVRDGVHADFWQLEYAFPDRERLLAVAREEGAVLGRNEHFKYSNIGYGLLGLVVEAASGQPYADYVHEHVVAPLGLTRTGAELDPSRADEYAAGHTGLLPGETQRLTVEHVDTRALAAATGFYSTAAELSAYGDAHCFGDDRLISDGSKRLMQRLESVVTHDGTEQGRYGVGMEVRTIGARDLVGHSGGYPGHITRTYVDPKDRLVVTVLTNAVDGPAEQIAVGLLGLIDTALAPSTVPPRPADAPPLDAFAGRFAALWGLQDLVVLGDRLVLVRPTLPDPRASLEELEVLDGLRLRLPARTSFGPTGEVVHLERGPDKAVTSVRIGGMTAWPVEEFLARRPAMTRVGDPRVGP, from the coding sequence ATGAGCACGACCGCCGACCACCCCGTCGCCCCCGAGGCCGCCCCGACGCCCGCCGTCCCGGGCAGCGACGACCTCGCCACGCGCACGGAGACGATCCGGTCGGCCGCCGGCTACCTGGCGCAGTGGGTCAGCACCCAGGCGGCGCACCTGCGCGTGCCCGGCGTGCAGGTGGCCGTCCGCTCCGGCGGGGAGCTCGTGCTCGACCTCGCCGTGGGCGTCGCGGACGTCACGACCGGCGAGCCGCTGCGCACCGACCACCTGTTCCGCATCGCGTCGCACTCCAAGACGTTCACCGGCACGGCGGTCATGCAGCTGCTCGAGGCCGGGCGGCTGCGGCTCGACGACCCGCTCGCCCAGCACGTCCCCGAGCTCGCGGACGCCGAGGTCGGTGCCGCGACGGTGCGCGAGCTGCTCGGCCACCAGGCGGGCGTGGTCCGCGACGGCGTGCACGCGGACTTCTGGCAGCTGGAGTACGCGTTCCCCGACCGGGAGCGGCTGCTCGCCGTGGCCCGCGAGGAGGGTGCGGTGCTGGGCCGCAACGAGCACTTCAAGTACTCCAACATCGGCTACGGCCTGCTCGGGCTCGTCGTCGAGGCCGCCTCCGGGCAGCCGTACGCCGACTACGTCCACGAGCACGTCGTCGCACCGCTCGGCCTGACCCGCACCGGTGCCGAGCTCGACCCGTCCCGTGCCGACGAGTACGCCGCCGGGCACACCGGGCTGCTGCCGGGCGAGACGCAGCGCCTGACCGTCGAGCACGTCGACACCCGGGCGCTGGCCGCCGCGACCGGCTTCTACTCCACCGCCGCCGAGCTGTCCGCGTACGGCGACGCCCACTGCTTCGGCGACGACCGCCTGATCAGCGACGGCTCCAAGCGGCTCATGCAGCGGCTGGAGTCGGTCGTCACGCACGACGGCACCGAGCAGGGCCGCTACGGCGTCGGCATGGAGGTCCGCACCATCGGCGCGCGCGACCTCGTCGGGCACTCCGGCGGGTACCCCGGCCACATCACGCGCACCTACGTCGACCCGAAGGACCGCCTCGTCGTCACCGTGCTCACCAACGCCGTCGACGGGCCTGCCGAGCAGATCGCCGTCGGCCTGCTGGGCCTGATCGACACGGCTCTGGCGCCCTCGACCGTCCCGCCGCGCCCCGCGGACGCACCGCCCCTCGACGCGTTCGCCGGCCGCTTCGCCGCCCTGTGGGGGCTGCAGGACCTCGTGGTCCTCGGCGACCGGCTCGTGCTCGTCCGCCCCACGCTGCCCGACCCGCGCGCGAGCCTCGAGGAGCTCGAGGTGCTCGACGGCCTGCGGCTGCGGCTGCCCGCGCGCACGAGCTTCGGCCCCACGGGCGAGGTCGTGCACCTCGAGCGCGGCCCCGACAAGGCCGTGACCTCGGTGCGCATCGGCGGCATGACCGCATGGCCCGTCGAGGAGTTCCTCGCCCGACGGCCCGCGATGACGCGGGTCGGCGACCCTAGGGTTGGCCCGTGA